In Symmachiella dynata, the following are encoded in one genomic region:
- a CDS encoding CPXCG motif-containing cysteine-rich protein → MQDEATYYCDVCGEEIVIPIDPSAGREQDYVEDCPVCCHPHLLHVQVERDGSVRLTSRTEDE, encoded by the coding sequence ATGCAAGACGAGGCAACCTATTACTGTGACGTTTGCGGGGAGGAAATCGTGATTCCGATCGATCCCTCGGCCGGTCGGGAGCAGGATTACGTGGAGGATTGTCCGGTTTGCTGTCACCCTCATCTGTTGCATGTACAGGTCGAGCGGGATGGAAGTGTGCGGTTGACGAGTCGCACCGAGGATGAATGA
- a CDS encoding carboxypeptidase-like regulatory domain-containing protein, which yields MTTTVKACPKSWQALAVFETLIKLPMGRHPLMVRQFCTTALQQPVSKPSNAASCPLLFRQKLFPPRFLSLFVVAGLLCGCGGGLSDVPPTVEVKGTVTLDSSPLTDADVVFFDGTQYTAFGKTDGTGRFTLKTRFNSEFIEPGAPAREYRVTVSKMIPPNGMSEEDYQSKKMALRTKRESGEKILESDYVPSKIESIPAKYSVASQTTLKANVKGNQENDFSFPLTSK from the coding sequence ATGACAACAACAGTCAAAGCATGCCCAAAATCGTGGCAAGCGCTTGCAGTTTTCGAAACTCTTATCAAATTGCCCATGGGGAGACACCCTCTAATGGTCCGCCAGTTTTGTACAACCGCTCTTCAACAGCCGGTTTCAAAACCCTCTAACGCGGCGAGTTGCCCCTTATTATTCAGGCAAAAACTGTTCCCCCCCCGCTTTCTCAGCCTGTTTGTGGTTGCGGGGCTACTGTGTGGATGTGGTGGAGGGTTGTCAGATGTGCCCCCCACTGTCGAAGTGAAGGGCACCGTCACACTCGACAGCTCGCCTCTGACCGACGCCGACGTGGTTTTTTTTGATGGGACTCAGTACACCGCCTTCGGAAAAACTGACGGAACCGGACGCTTTACATTGAAAACGCGTTTCAATTCCGAATTCATCGAACCGGGTGCACCGGCCCGTGAGTACCGCGTCACCGTCAGCAAGATGATCCCCCCCAACGGGATGTCCGAAGAAGACTACCAATCCAAAAAAATGGCGCTTCGTACAAAACGGGAGTCTGGAGAAAAGATTTTGGAATCCGACTACGTACCGTCCAAAATCGAGAGTATCCCCGCAAAGTACTCCGTCGCTTCCCAGACCACGTTGAAGGCCAATGTCAAAGGCAACCAGGAAAATGACTTTTCCTTCCCGCTCACATCAAAATAG
- a CDS encoding CHAD domain-containing protein yields the protein MAKLGKWIENVGPDDRIVDVAEKTLSMRLEAVEYFLPLAAEIAAESVEYVHQLRVSTRRVRAALSLYDELLPSKRTRRINKDLKCIRQAAGEARDCDVLIARLESGNSEAGEDSKTQRILRRLKRQRDSAQEPIIEIFERLTYHQRFHRRCNKLLVRIRPRGVSRQRKLGNHKFRDWAPSAFAPIVEQFLQDVPGDDYTLEELHQFRIRGKGLRYAMELLAPAYPAEYREQLYPRLGELQEVLGEINDHCTAAARFDRYATEASKKMEKNFFRRLMQQEEQFSTEAQQKFSEWWTPEFHQEIEKRLRSFTQ from the coding sequence ATGGCAAAACTGGGCAAATGGATCGAAAACGTGGGGCCCGACGATCGCATTGTCGACGTCGCCGAGAAAACGCTCAGCATGCGTCTCGAAGCGGTCGAGTATTTTTTGCCCTTGGCTGCAGAAATCGCAGCTGAAAGCGTCGAATACGTCCATCAACTCCGCGTCTCCACCCGCCGTGTCCGCGCCGCTCTTTCGCTTTACGACGAGCTGCTCCCCTCCAAGCGGACGCGGCGAATCAATAAAGACCTCAAATGCATTCGACAAGCTGCCGGCGAAGCCCGTGACTGCGACGTACTCATCGCGCGATTGGAGAGCGGAAACAGCGAGGCAGGCGAGGATTCGAAAACGCAGCGCATCTTGCGTCGCCTAAAACGACAACGCGATTCCGCGCAGGAACCTATTATTGAGATCTTTGAACGGCTGACCTACCATCAACGTTTCCACCGCCGCTGCAACAAACTCTTGGTGCGCATCCGACCGCGCGGAGTCAGCCGGCAGCGAAAGTTAGGGAACCACAAATTTCGAGACTGGGCTCCCTCAGCCTTCGCGCCAATCGTCGAACAATTTCTCCAAGACGTCCCGGGAGACGATTACACTCTCGAAGAGCTGCACCAATTCCGCATTCGGGGCAAGGGACTGCGCTATGCAATGGAATTGCTTGCGCCCGCCTACCCGGCTGAATATCGCGAGCAGCTGTATCCGCGACTCGGGGAATTGCAAGAAGTGCTCGGCGAAATCAACGACCACTGCACCGCCGCCGCCCGTTTCGACCGCTATGCGACCGAAGCGTCAAAAAAGATGGAAAAGAATTTCTTTCGACGGCTGATGCAACAAGAAGAGCAATTTTCCACGGAAGCACAGCAGAAGTTTTCCGAGTGGTGGACTCCGGAATTCCACCAAGAGATCGAAAAGCGACTACGCAGCTTCACGCAATGA
- a CDS encoding DUF1553 domain-containing protein, translating into MRRCLVAGILVASMWASPNGMEAADPVAKTKPPTARQLEFFEKKVRPLLAARCFKCHGEEKVQGGLRLDSQAAFLTGGDSGEIFDPTAPQESLFLEAISYDPDAIVEMPPDGRLSDAEIALLTKWIGEGAPWPPSAGPAPVMKKEDGPLFTEEQKKFWAFQPIHAPQVPAVQRADWPRLPLDNFVLAQLEAQGLSPAPEAEKRVWLRRVTFDLCGLPPTPQEIADFEADDSADAYERAVDRLLASPRYGERWGRHWLDVARYADSNGMDENLAYANAFRYRDYVIAAFNKDKPFDQFLIEQIAGDLMPAVDDAETTIERQVATGFLAIGPKMLAEDDPLKMRVDIVDEQVETIGRAFMGMTIGCARCHDHKFDPVPQADYYSLAGIFMSTKTMENYKVVANWYERPLASPAAIAKVKQQEQLVKDQEAALTKTTRVANRKLVAAARKRVGDYLIAATELLRYRTADQALVSILQPNPMPLPDGGIVVEAEDYTRGNLNKDFSNYGTKIGVLVNGGKLPNFVEYEIDVPAPGQTYQFEIRLAAAQSRPIKLSINGKPSARGVAEEVTGSWTPDSQKWHAESVVALEPGKNVIRLERDGPFPHIDKIGLLPLQAEGNFPLGPEELAKKYDLKLVFLNGWADYLEKTKSDSSSVLAQWHALSSSQTVKDNGLFSDFRNESRQRLATRYSELFAKAQMAWRELKDGDQEAKQLPDAELEAFRQVLHDKKGPFAVSEKLEADYPAETMAVVQNLRDEIKELKASIPEFPQGMGVTEDEIQNTRINIRGNHINLGDEVPRQFLQVIAGEQQTPIGKERSGRLELGKWMTSPDHPLTSRVIVNRVWRWHFGKGIVPTPDNFGSTGELPVNQPLLDHLAAEFIERGWGLKDLHRRLVLSATYRMSTQYDAAAVEQDPGNVYMWRMNRRRLTAEELRDAVLSIAGTMDSTMGGTLLPTKNHAYVASTASVNATPYESTRRSVYLPVIRSGLFEMFQAFDFPDPSTSNGDRATTTVAPQALFLLNSDFMAEQTEAMARDLLSRDGFDDAARLNWCYRRTLGRAPSAEETAQTLEFLTNYIAAMEQGIPDAQDRQRQAWQGLCRVLLSSSEFLYVD; encoded by the coding sequence ATGAGACGATGTTTGGTGGCCGGCATTCTCGTCGCCTCAATGTGGGCGAGCCCGAATGGAATGGAAGCGGCCGATCCTGTCGCAAAGACAAAACCTCCGACCGCCCGACAGTTGGAGTTTTTTGAGAAAAAAGTCCGCCCGTTGCTTGCGGCGCGGTGCTTCAAATGTCACGGCGAGGAAAAAGTGCAAGGCGGTCTGCGGCTTGATTCACAAGCGGCATTTTTAACCGGAGGGGACTCTGGCGAAATCTTTGACCCAACCGCACCACAAGAAAGCCTGTTTTTAGAAGCGATCAGCTACGATCCCGATGCCATCGTCGAGATGCCGCCCGATGGTCGACTGTCGGACGCGGAGATTGCCCTGCTCACAAAATGGATTGGCGAGGGTGCTCCCTGGCCGCCATCGGCCGGTCCGGCGCCGGTTATGAAAAAAGAGGACGGCCCGCTCTTCACGGAAGAACAAAAGAAATTCTGGGCCTTCCAGCCGATTCATGCCCCCCAAGTTCCCGCTGTGCAACGCGCGGACTGGCCTCGCTTGCCGTTAGACAATTTTGTGTTGGCGCAATTGGAAGCACAGGGATTGTCACCGGCGCCTGAGGCCGAAAAGCGAGTTTGGCTTCGCCGGGTGACGTTCGATCTGTGTGGATTGCCTCCCACACCGCAAGAGATTGCCGATTTCGAAGCAGATGATTCGGCGGATGCTTATGAGCGCGCCGTGGATCGTCTGTTGGCATCGCCCCGATACGGGGAACGGTGGGGACGGCATTGGCTGGATGTCGCGCGGTACGCCGATTCCAACGGCATGGATGAAAATCTGGCCTATGCCAACGCCTTTCGTTACCGCGACTATGTGATTGCCGCGTTCAACAAAGACAAACCGTTCGATCAATTCTTGATTGAACAAATTGCCGGCGATTTGATGCCGGCGGTCGACGATGCTGAGACGACCATCGAACGGCAGGTCGCGACCGGGTTTTTGGCGATCGGGCCGAAGATGTTGGCTGAAGACGACCCGTTGAAAATGCGCGTCGATATCGTCGATGAGCAGGTCGAAACCATCGGCCGTGCGTTTATGGGCATGACGATCGGATGCGCCCGCTGCCACGATCACAAATTCGATCCGGTTCCGCAGGCCGATTATTATTCATTGGCCGGAATTTTCATGAGTACCAAGACGATGGAGAACTACAAAGTCGTCGCCAATTGGTACGAACGCCCACTGGCATCCCCAGCAGCTATCGCCAAAGTGAAACAACAGGAACAACTGGTCAAGGATCAGGAAGCTGCGCTGACGAAAACGACGCGCGTCGCCAATCGCAAACTGGTGGCTGCCGCGCGCAAGCGGGTTGGTGATTACCTGATCGCAGCCACGGAATTGCTGCGTTACCGTACAGCAGATCAGGCACTCGTTTCGATTTTGCAGCCCAATCCCATGCCGTTGCCCGACGGGGGGATTGTTGTCGAAGCTGAGGACTATACGCGGGGCAACCTGAACAAGGATTTTTCGAATTACGGAACAAAGATCGGTGTGTTGGTGAACGGCGGCAAGCTGCCGAATTTTGTGGAATATGAAATCGATGTTCCCGCGCCGGGGCAGACGTATCAGTTTGAGATTCGTCTAGCCGCCGCGCAGTCTCGGCCGATTAAGTTGTCTATCAACGGCAAACCGAGTGCTCGCGGTGTGGCCGAAGAAGTGACAGGGAGTTGGACACCCGACTCGCAAAAATGGCATGCCGAATCGGTGGTTGCCTTGGAGCCGGGGAAGAACGTCATTCGCCTGGAACGTGATGGACCATTTCCGCACATTGACAAAATTGGATTGTTGCCGCTTCAAGCTGAGGGGAACTTCCCGCTCGGCCCGGAGGAGTTGGCCAAGAAGTACGATCTGAAATTGGTATTCCTCAACGGATGGGCGGATTACCTGGAAAAAACGAAGTCGGACAGTTCCTCGGTCTTGGCTCAGTGGCACGCTTTATCGTCGTCGCAAACGGTCAAAGACAACGGCCTGTTCAGCGACTTTCGCAATGAGTCGCGACAACGCTTGGCAACTCGCTATAGCGAATTATTTGCTAAAGCGCAAATGGCATGGCGAGAGTTGAAGGACGGGGACCAAGAGGCCAAGCAACTTCCCGATGCTGAACTGGAAGCGTTTCGTCAGGTCTTGCACGATAAAAAAGGGCCCTTTGCGGTTTCTGAAAAACTCGAAGCCGATTATCCCGCCGAGACGATGGCCGTGGTTCAAAATCTCCGCGACGAGATCAAGGAGCTCAAAGCATCGATCCCAGAATTTCCGCAAGGAATGGGGGTCACTGAAGACGAGATTCAAAATACGCGCATCAATATTCGCGGCAATCATATTAACCTGGGAGACGAGGTCCCGCGACAATTTCTACAAGTGATTGCCGGCGAACAACAGACGCCGATCGGCAAGGAACGCAGTGGTCGCTTGGAACTGGGGAAATGGATGACCAGCCCCGACCATCCGCTGACGAGCCGTGTGATCGTGAATCGCGTCTGGCGGTGGCATTTCGGAAAGGGCATCGTTCCCACTCCCGACAATTTTGGAAGCACCGGAGAACTCCCGGTCAATCAACCGTTGTTGGACCACTTGGCTGCGGAATTTATCGAGCGGGGCTGGGGGCTGAAAGATCTGCATCGCCGGCTTGTGCTCTCAGCGACATATCGCATGAGCACGCAGTACGATGCGGCAGCGGTGGAACAAGACCCGGGGAATGTCTACATGTGGCGGATGAATCGTCGGCGGCTGACAGCTGAGGAACTCCGCGACGCAGTGCTTAGCATTGCCGGAACGATGGACTCGACGATGGGAGGGACGTTGCTGCCCACAAAAAATCACGCGTACGTGGCGAGCACCGCCTCGGTAAACGCGACACCGTATGAATCCACGCGGCGATCAGTTTACTTGCCAGTGATACGCAGCGGGCTGTTTGAAATGTTCCAGGCATTCGATTTCCCCGATCCCAGTACCTCCAACGGCGACCGTGCGACCACCACCGTGGCGCCGCAAGCTTTGTTCTTGCTCAATAGCGATTTTATGGCGGAGCAGACCGAGGCGATGGCTCGGGATCTCTTGAGTCGCGACGGGTTCGATGATGCCGCGCGATTGAACTGGTGTTATCGCCGCACTTTAGGTCGGGCGCCCAGCGCCGAAGAAACCGCACAAACGCTTGAATTTTTAACCAATTATATCGCCGCAATGGAACAAGGCATTCCCGATGCGCAGGACCGCCAACGTCAAGCATGGCAGGGTCTGTGCCGGGTGTTGTTATCGTCGAGCGAGTTTCTTTACGTGGATTGA
- a CDS encoding DUF1559 domain-containing protein, whose product MQKRTTSARSAAGKGFTLIELLVVIAIIAILVALIMPAVQHAREAARRTQCKNNLKQLGLALHEYHEAFNVFPYLQGGTVGGIINGGFYGDGNELQVNGFIQLLPYLDRTPLYRRIQGSSTPRPGGGFYPPWGGAPDDIAYTPWQARIPVFICPSNPTGTFTFNSGQRSYAMCMGDTVNNAGLVPSFVGSNATTPGPNQAFLTGVIGTRGLFGFISSTSFKDMSDGTSNTIAMSERGIYSAGSGRDVRGLTAKNYTTQVLNSPVLCLQSEIGGKKYDVDVDVEIDQHQGAMWHRGSPQSAGFNTILPPNSPSCMPNDVDNSWALVSAGSYHETSVNCLMGDGSVRGISEVINTGNLAARPGDPVIDRQLAEDFPLYTVGQSNYGVWGALGTTQGSEDINQY is encoded by the coding sequence ATGCAAAAACGCACGACGTCGGCGCGGTCAGCCGCCGGAAAAGGGTTTACGCTTATCGAGTTATTGGTGGTGATCGCCATCATTGCGATTTTGGTCGCGCTCATCATGCCTGCGGTTCAACATGCCCGCGAGGCGGCACGGCGGACTCAATGCAAAAACAATCTGAAACAACTCGGACTCGCCCTTCATGAATACCACGAAGCGTTCAACGTTTTTCCCTACCTGCAAGGGGGAACAGTGGGCGGAATTATCAACGGTGGTTTCTATGGGGACGGTAACGAATTGCAAGTGAATGGTTTCATTCAACTGCTGCCTTACCTGGATCGTACGCCGCTTTACCGCAGAATTCAGGGCTCTTCGACTCCGCGTCCCGGGGGTGGGTTTTATCCGCCTTGGGGTGGGGCGCCAGACGACATTGCTTATACACCTTGGCAAGCACGCATCCCGGTATTTATTTGTCCGTCCAACCCGACCGGTACGTTCACCTTCAATTCAGGTCAACGTAGCTATGCCATGTGCATGGGAGACACGGTGAATAACGCCGGCTTGGTTCCCAGTTTTGTCGGCAGTAATGCGACGACTCCGGGACCGAATCAAGCGTTCTTAACCGGTGTGATTGGAACGCGCGGCTTGTTTGGATTCATTTCCTCCACAAGCTTTAAAGACATGAGCGACGGGACAAGCAACACGATTGCCATGTCGGAACGGGGAATCTACTCAGCCGGCAGTGGTCGCGACGTGCGGGGTTTGACCGCTAAGAACTACACCACTCAGGTCTTGAATAGCCCGGTGCTGTGCTTGCAATCAGAAATCGGTGGTAAGAAGTACGACGTCGATGTCGATGTGGAGATCGATCAGCATCAAGGTGCGATGTGGCACCGAGGCTCGCCGCAGTCAGCTGGTTTCAACACAATTCTACCGCCCAATAGTCCTTCCTGTATGCCGAACGACGTTGATAATTCCTGGGCACTGGTCAGTGCGGGAAGTTATCACGAAACCAGTGTCAACTGCCTGATGGGCGATGGTTCGGTACGGGGGATCAGCGAAGTCATCAACACCGGAAATTTGGCTGCCCGCCCAGGCGATCCCGTCATCGACCGTCAGTTGGCCGAAGACTTCCCGCTCTATACGGTTGGTCAAAGCAATTACGGTGTGTGGGGTGCTTTGGGCACGACGCAAGGAAGTGAAGACATCAACCAGTATTAG
- a CDS encoding mechanosensitive ion channel domain-containing protein — MWLAVLFCLNATAWGQADPATPVEPKKPPALTAEMVDTRLKEVEGTEGLDEALKAKIVEFYNQAKKSLAAAKSWGEKQQAYQQKLDTVDQRLKETQEKLELAKNPPKEITESPKGDDTKMPASLEEAAEKLSRFETMLSSEQQLLDDPQTGFRKLLADIKVEGARREARPAEIAASNAQQQLEKLREQLKAPPKADDSPLLALAQKTALEARAMEFDQQVQAERTEVALYKAEENAGLLRVRRDLLSLQVSQSEKIVKLLQEDVNKLRQHQAKLRARQIRADVISAAPELKEFAEENARLAEKNIKITNELQSVEKETQVVQTKYKELDSEFLDIKSMINTIGQSDAIGQLLRSQRATIPNASHYEQHINERQEQISTLSFESFQYEKDRDELVDIDAATTRVFKELKTASSPELETTVHELLESRKTVLDELTSNSTKLNGALLALNLKEAEMMTVTDAYAKYIDERVLWIRSTEALGPSAMADAMDALKWVFNPSQWMELLSSFVSWKPEDLLEIGLSTFLFLVLIYYRRRLRDGIATAGEEAARGNCRVFRPTLQASVLTVIVAAIWPSILWYFSWRISAQPNSTVFATAISQGLAATAAVYLPLEVIRQCCASKGLAEMHFYWANATVRTIRTHLRWATPLSLPLMFLAATMSAQPNEQWQASLGRASVVCWLILLAVFMQRVLRPHTGVLKEVVRGNDDGWRVQLRYLVFGLCMLVPVGMGLLALMGYYYTVMHLGTRLRDTVWLSIVLLLVHAMLTRLLLIHRRALAMERARAKREREREEQAAAAAAAAAAAGTEEPVAAPLQIVEEPVMDLAASSSQAQKLLRTAIVIVSLAGMWLIWADVVPALGVLNKYTLWNTTVTEMVEHTDSETGKITSSLESVVKPVTIVQFALAVLVGILAVVAAQNIPGLIEMSLLRGLPFEPGFRYAIASLARYVILVVGLAVSLGIVGIGWAQMQWLFAAASLGLGFGLQEIFANFISGIIILFERPIRVGDVITIGDVSGKVSKIRMRATTITNWDRKELIVPNKEFITGRLLNWTLTDQVNRLVIEVGVAYGSDTMLARDLLLAAAEANEFVLTDPGPLATFEGFGDSTLNYVLRVYLPDLDNRLGVIHALHTDIDRRFREANIEIAFPQQDIHVRTLPANIIGSKEESSSPYST, encoded by the coding sequence ATGTGGTTAGCAGTCCTCTTTTGCTTAAACGCAACGGCATGGGGGCAAGCGGACCCTGCGACGCCTGTCGAGCCGAAAAAACCGCCGGCGCTGACGGCTGAGATGGTCGACACCCGTCTGAAAGAGGTCGAGGGGACCGAAGGTCTGGACGAGGCGCTGAAAGCCAAGATCGTTGAGTTTTATAACCAAGCGAAAAAATCATTGGCCGCTGCCAAGTCGTGGGGCGAAAAACAGCAAGCGTATCAGCAAAAGCTAGATACCGTTGATCAACGATTGAAGGAGACCCAGGAAAAGCTAGAGCTGGCTAAAAATCCGCCTAAGGAAATCACCGAGTCACCCAAAGGGGATGACACGAAAATGCCCGCCAGCTTGGAAGAAGCTGCCGAAAAGTTATCGCGATTCGAGACGATGCTCAGTTCGGAGCAACAGTTGCTGGACGACCCGCAGACGGGTTTTCGAAAATTGCTGGCCGACATCAAGGTGGAAGGGGCGCGCCGTGAAGCGCGACCGGCGGAGATCGCCGCCTCGAACGCCCAACAGCAACTGGAAAAACTTCGCGAACAACTCAAAGCCCCGCCCAAAGCAGATGATTCGCCTCTGTTAGCCCTTGCACAAAAAACAGCACTAGAAGCCCGGGCCATGGAGTTCGACCAGCAGGTTCAAGCCGAGCGGACGGAAGTGGCGCTGTATAAGGCGGAAGAAAATGCTGGGTTGTTGCGCGTGCGGCGCGATCTGTTGTCACTGCAGGTTTCACAATCTGAGAAGATCGTCAAACTGCTGCAGGAGGATGTGAATAAGTTGCGGCAGCATCAGGCTAAGTTACGCGCGCGACAGATTCGAGCGGATGTCATCTCAGCTGCTCCCGAACTAAAAGAGTTTGCTGAAGAGAATGCACGGCTAGCAGAAAAAAATATCAAAATCACCAATGAGCTTCAATCTGTCGAAAAAGAAACGCAAGTTGTTCAAACCAAGTATAAGGAGTTGGATAGCGAGTTTTTAGATATAAAGAGCATGATCAATACCATTGGTCAGTCCGATGCCATCGGCCAATTGCTACGCAGCCAGCGCGCCACGATACCTAATGCCTCCCACTACGAACAACACATCAATGAGCGTCAGGAGCAGATCAGTACTTTAAGCTTCGAATCATTTCAGTATGAGAAGGACCGCGACGAATTGGTGGACATTGACGCCGCAACCACGCGGGTGTTCAAAGAATTGAAGACCGCCTCTTCTCCGGAACTGGAGACGACCGTCCACGAACTACTGGAAAGCCGTAAGACAGTTTTGGACGAATTGACAAGCAATTCGACAAAACTGAATGGGGCATTGTTGGCGCTCAATCTCAAAGAAGCTGAGATGATGACGGTCACCGATGCCTATGCCAAATACATTGACGAACGTGTGTTGTGGATCCGTAGTACCGAGGCGTTGGGGCCGTCGGCGATGGCCGATGCGATGGATGCGCTGAAATGGGTGTTCAACCCGAGCCAATGGATGGAATTGCTGAGTTCGTTTGTCTCTTGGAAGCCTGAAGATCTGTTGGAAATTGGGTTGTCGACGTTTTTGTTTTTGGTGCTGATCTATTATCGCCGTCGTTTACGTGACGGGATCGCTACAGCCGGTGAAGAAGCCGCGCGCGGGAATTGTCGCGTCTTCCGTCCGACACTGCAGGCCTCAGTATTAACGGTCATTGTGGCGGCGATCTGGCCTTCGATTTTGTGGTATTTCTCCTGGCGGATTTCCGCACAACCGAACAGCACCGTTTTTGCTACGGCTATTTCGCAGGGATTGGCGGCGACTGCTGCGGTTTATCTGCCACTGGAGGTGATTCGCCAATGCTGCGCGTCCAAAGGGCTGGCGGAGATGCATTTCTATTGGGCCAATGCCACCGTGCGGACAATCCGCACGCATTTGCGCTGGGCGACGCCGTTGAGTCTGCCGCTGATGTTCTTGGCGGCCACGATGAGTGCACAACCCAATGAACAATGGCAGGCTTCGTTGGGGCGGGCGAGTGTTGTCTGTTGGTTGATCCTGCTGGCAGTATTTATGCAACGCGTATTGCGGCCTCACACGGGCGTTTTGAAAGAGGTTGTGCGGGGGAATGACGACGGCTGGCGCGTGCAGTTGCGGTACTTGGTCTTCGGCCTGTGCATGCTGGTTCCCGTGGGAATGGGCCTGTTGGCGTTAATGGGATATTACTACACCGTGATGCACTTAGGGACGCGGCTACGGGACACGGTGTGGCTGTCGATCGTCTTACTGTTGGTGCATGCCATGCTCACGCGACTGTTGTTGATCCATCGCCGCGCTTTGGCGATGGAGCGAGCGCGGGCCAAACGGGAACGAGAACGGGAAGAACAAGCCGCCGCCGCTGCTGCTGCCGCTGCCGCCGCAGGAACTGAAGAACCGGTTGCCGCTCCGCTGCAGATCGTTGAAGAACCGGTGATGGATCTCGCCGCCAGTTCCTCGCAGGCACAAAAACTGCTGCGGACGGCGATCGTGATTGTTTCGTTGGCCGGGATGTGGTTGATCTGGGCGGATGTCGTTCCCGCGCTGGGGGTGCTCAATAAATACACGCTGTGGAACACCACGGTCACAGAAATGGTGGAGCACACGGATTCGGAGACGGGGAAAATCACCTCGAGTCTGGAGTCGGTCGTCAAGCCGGTTACGATCGTACAATTTGCATTGGCGGTCTTGGTGGGAATTTTGGCGGTCGTGGCGGCGCAAAATATTCCAGGTCTGATCGAAATGTCATTGTTGCGCGGGTTGCCGTTTGAGCCGGGCTTTCGTTACGCGATTGCGAGTTTGGCCCGCTATGTCATTCTGGTCGTCGGTCTAGCGGTTTCGTTGGGAATTGTGGGGATCGGCTGGGCGCAGATGCAATGGTTGTTCGCTGCCGCCAGTTTGGGGTTGGGTTTTGGACTGCAGGAGATTTTTGCCAACTTCATTTCGGGGATCATCATTTTGTTTGAACGACCGATCCGTGTGGGAGACGTGATTACGATTGGTGATGTCAGCGGTAAGGTCTCAAAGATCCGCATGCGGGCGACCACGATCACCAACTGGGATCGCAAGGAACTGATTGTCCCCAACAAAGAGTTCATCACCGGACGACTGTTGAACTGGACGTTAACGGATCAAGTCAACCGCTTGGTAATCGAGGTGGGTGTGGCCTATGGCAGTGATACGATGTTGGCGCGGGACTTATTGCTCGCCGCGGCGGAGGCGAACGAATTTGTGCTCACCGATCCGGGGCCGCTTGCCACCTTCGAGGGATTTGGCGACAGCACATTGAATTACGTATTGCGGGTCTATTTGCCCGATCTGGACAACCGCTTAGGCGTGATACATGCGCTGCATACCGATATTGATCGCCGATTCCGTGAAGCAAATATCGAGATCGCATTTCCGCAACAGGACATTCATGTTCGCACGCTGCCGGCGAACATCATTGGATCCAAGGAAGAGTCGTCATCACCGTATAGCACCTAA